The following are from one region of the Leptospira perdikensis genome:
- a CDS encoding dihydrofolate reductase family protein: protein MIQYKAFIASSLDGFIARTDGSIDWLSSKEFTLENNDLGYSSFMEGIECIVMGRITFETVLTFETYPFGSIPIYVLTRNLDYKFKSEHPIRIFQGTLEELDSDITKKQFKTVYVDGGKLIQSYLAKHMLNELTITTIPILLGSGLPLFGNSLIERKLNHIQTSTFSNGFIQTKYQIS from the coding sequence ATGATACAATATAAAGCATTTATTGCAAGCAGTTTAGACGGATTTATCGCAAGAACCGACGGTTCGATTGATTGGCTTTCCTCAAAAGAATTCACATTGGAAAATAATGATCTAGGTTATTCTTCTTTTATGGAAGGTATCGAATGTATTGTTATGGGGAGAATTACTTTTGAAACAGTTTTAACCTTTGAAACTTACCCTTTTGGATCCATTCCCATTTACGTATTAACCCGAAATCTAGATTATAAATTCAAATCAGAACATCCTATTCGAATATTTCAAGGAACACTTGAAGAACTAGACTCTGATATAACAAAAAAACAATTCAAAACAGTTTATGTGGACGGAGGAAAACTGATACAATCCTATTTAGCAAAACATATGTTAAATGAATTGACAATTACAACGATACCAATACTACTAGGGTCCGGGTTACCGTTATTTGGTAATTCCCTGATCGAAAGAAAACTAAACCATATTCAGACTTCGACCTTTTCCAATGGCTTTATTCAAACAAAATACCAAATTAGTTAA
- a CDS encoding TetR/AcrR family transcriptional regulator translates to MKEKIIQTALRICERDGYESFSMRKLATKLDLDPMAVYHYFENKEALTKAMVEQIFNRFQKKISKTNKNPKINLKKILTEYWNLFIEYPGMSLYLIKNSHEDFPSVITFNQTLRDLIRDLHPGKEIEKVLYITIDFIHGNAFAHSSILNGKTKGEKIRSVQKVFESTLSYLLDLLSKS, encoded by the coding sequence ATGAAAGAAAAAATTATACAAACAGCTCTCAGAATTTGCGAAAGAGACGGTTATGAGTCTTTTAGTATGCGAAAATTAGCTACAAAATTGGATTTGGATCCAATGGCGGTCTACCATTATTTTGAAAATAAAGAAGCTCTGACGAAAGCAATGGTAGAACAAATTTTTAATCGTTTTCAAAAAAAGATCTCAAAGACTAATAAAAATCCAAAAATTAATCTTAAAAAGATTTTAACAGAGTATTGGAACTTGTTTATCGAATATCCTGGTATGTCTTTGTATTTAATTAAAAATTCTCATGAAGATTTTCCTTCTGTTATAACATTTAACCAAACACTCCGAGATTTAATCCGGGACTTACATCCTGGAAAAGAAATAGAGAAGGTGTTATATATCACTATTGATTTTATTCATGGCAATGCATTTGCGCATTCTTCTATTCTAAATGGAAAAACGAAAGGGGAGAAAATCCGGTCGGTGCAAAAGGTTTTTGAGTCTACGTTATCATACCTTTTGGATTTGTTATCCAAGTCCTAG
- the amt gene encoding ammonium transporter: MSVQKNLLDILWVLVCSGLVLMMQGGFLVLESGLTRAKNSINVAIKNIADFGVATLLFYLFGFGIMFGSSFYGLFGKDLFLPTFPKNNAWPPTFFLFQLMFCGTSSTIVSGAVAERLKFPSYLLATALISGIIYPIVGHWVWGGTFSESSRGWLEQLGFHDFAGSTQVHSVGGWVSLALLLVVGPRLGRFKAGEPSKSVTGSNLPLAMLGGIILWFGWMGFNGGSTLAFNGTVPLVILNTIIASGFSMLVALFLTWFVKGYPEAISPLNGSLAGLVAITASADCVEPSQAAMIGMVAGGLTIPAEKLLERLKIDDAVGAVPVHLVGGLWGTIAVGIFGDIERLGAVNGRGNFILIQILGAAVVGLFAFGVSYILFKGINRFYRLRVDEMEERMGLNISEHKATTELIDLFLSMDYQHKTGDLTLDVPVEPFTEVGQIAERYNLVLSKIRSTLKENEDSRVEIANAYEKVRNEQERAEKLLLNVLPKAIAEELKEKQGLIANSYPEVSVIFADIVGFTQISSGMKPEAVVRILNEIFSYFDVLAEKYRLEKIKTIGDAYMAVAGLPAPDQYHSLLAAHMAWDMKALLSRLRLGKSGNKLSMRIGINTGPVVAGVIGTKKFIYDIWGDAVNLASRMESHGLPNEIQITESTAQLIQSDFELETRGEIEIKGKGKIKTFLIKQRLREPEDSLPYFQFAT, translated from the coding sequence ATGTCAGTTCAAAAAAATCTTTTAGATATTTTATGGGTTCTTGTTTGTTCGGGACTTGTGCTCATGATGCAAGGTGGTTTTTTAGTGTTAGAGTCTGGTTTGACTCGTGCTAAAAATTCAATCAATGTTGCAATTAAAAACATTGCTGATTTTGGAGTGGCAACACTTTTATTTTATCTCTTTGGGTTTGGGATCATGTTTGGTTCGTCTTTTTATGGTTTGTTTGGTAAGGATTTATTTTTACCTACCTTTCCTAAAAACAACGCATGGCCTCCAACTTTCTTTTTGTTTCAATTAATGTTTTGTGGAACTTCTTCCACCATTGTTTCTGGTGCTGTTGCGGAACGACTAAAGTTTCCTTCCTATCTTTTGGCAACCGCCCTTATTTCTGGAATCATCTATCCTATTGTTGGTCATTGGGTTTGGGGCGGAACATTCAGTGAATCTTCCCGTGGTTGGTTGGAACAATTAGGGTTTCATGACTTTGCAGGATCGACTCAAGTTCATAGTGTTGGTGGTTGGGTTTCTTTGGCACTTCTTTTAGTGGTAGGTCCGAGGCTCGGTAGATTCAAAGCCGGGGAACCTTCTAAATCGGTTACAGGTAGTAATCTCCCTCTGGCCATGTTAGGTGGCATTATCCTTTGGTTTGGTTGGATGGGTTTTAACGGTGGAAGTACTTTAGCATTCAACGGGACGGTACCGTTGGTTATTTTAAATACAATCATTGCTTCTGGTTTTTCTATGTTAGTTGCATTATTTTTAACTTGGTTTGTCAAAGGATATCCAGAAGCAATATCTCCATTAAACGGGTCTTTGGCGGGGCTTGTGGCCATTACTGCAAGTGCGGATTGTGTAGAGCCGTCTCAAGCTGCTATGATTGGTATGGTGGCTGGAGGGCTTACCATCCCGGCAGAAAAATTACTCGAAAGATTAAAAATCGACGATGCTGTCGGTGCAGTACCCGTTCATTTGGTAGGTGGTCTTTGGGGGACAATCGCGGTTGGTATTTTTGGAGATATTGAAAGATTGGGTGCAGTAAACGGTAGGGGGAACTTTATTCTCATTCAAATTTTAGGCGCTGCTGTTGTTGGTCTTTTTGCTTTTGGTGTGTCCTATATTCTTTTTAAAGGAATCAACCGTTTCTATCGTTTACGGGTCGATGAAATGGAAGAAAGAATGGGTTTGAATATATCGGAACATAAAGCCACTACTGAACTTATTGATTTGTTTTTATCAATGGATTATCAACATAAAACGGGAGATCTAACTCTCGATGTGCCAGTGGAACCTTTTACAGAAGTGGGGCAAATTGCAGAGCGATACAATTTAGTCTTAAGTAAAATTAGATCTACATTAAAAGAAAACGAAGATTCTCGAGTGGAAATTGCAAACGCGTATGAAAAAGTAAGAAATGAACAAGAAAGAGCCGAAAAACTATTGTTAAATGTTCTTCCTAAAGCTATTGCAGAAGAATTGAAAGAAAAACAAGGACTAATTGCAAATAGTTATCCAGAAGTATCAGTCATATTTGCTGATATTGTTGGGTTCACTCAAATTTCATCGGGCATGAAACCGGAAGCTGTGGTGCGTATCTTAAATGAAATTTTTTCATACTTTGATGTCCTCGCGGAGAAATATAGGTTAGAAAAAATCAAAACCATTGGAGATGCTTATATGGCAGTAGCAGGGCTGCCAGCTCCCGATCAATATCATTCTTTACTTGCCGCACATATGGCATGGGACATGAAAGCTTTGCTCTCTAGGTTACGACTTGGGAAAAGTGGAAATAAACTCAGTATGCGTATTGGAATCAATACAGGCCCTGTGGTGGCTGGTGTGATCGGAACAAAAAAATTCATTTATGATATTTGGGGAGATGCAGTGAACCTTGCTTCTCGAATGGAATCTCATGGGCTGCCGAATGAAATTCAAATTACAGAATCCACTGCTCAATTGATTCAGTCTGATTTTGAATTAGAAACAAGGGGTGAGATTGAAATCAAAGGGAAAGGAAAAATCAAAACCTTTCTCATTAAACAAAGATTACGCGAACCAGAAGATAGTTTGCCTTACTTCCAATTTGCTACTTAG
- a CDS encoding helix-turn-helix domain-containing protein — MTWDGKNLYEIQESIGTSLKGRRVQMNLSQEELSERSGVSPSSIARLETGKGNISLLNLLSLLKELDLLNELQLIFRDPSLSLALLAKSKTKKPRQRVRKQKVEPPNKNKTWVWGNQNE; from the coding sequence ATGACCTGGGATGGGAAAAATTTATACGAAATTCAAGAAAGTATAGGAACCTCTTTAAAAGGAAGGCGTGTCCAAATGAACCTTTCACAAGAAGAGCTGTCGGAAAGGAGTGGGGTCTCTCCTTCCTCCATCGCTCGCTTAGAAACAGGAAAAGGAAATATTTCCTTACTCAATTTACTTTCCCTTCTGAAAGAACTAGATTTATTAAACGAATTACAACTTATCTTTAGAGATCCGAGTCTTTCTCTCGCTCTTCTTGCAAAATCAAAGACCAAAAAACCTAGGCAAAGAGTGAGGAAACAGAAAGTAGAACCACCTAACAAAAATAAAACTTGGGTTTGGGGAAACCAAAATGAGTGA
- a CDS encoding DUF167 domain-containing protein, giving the protein MKLIIKVKPNNKRPGLEFLSETECIAHIKSPPVDGKANDELITLLSKHFQVPKNNIEILSGLTSKSKIVSVLP; this is encoded by the coding sequence ATGAAATTGATTATAAAAGTAAAACCTAACAACAAACGACCTGGTTTAGAATTTTTATCAGAAACTGAGTGCATTGCGCACATAAAATCTCCACCGGTAGATGGAAAGGCAAACGATGAATTAATCACATTACTTTCCAAACATTTCCAAGTACCGAAAAACAATATAGAAATCCTATCAGGACTTACATCCAAATCGAAAATTGTTTCCGTTCTTCCATAA
- a CDS encoding PAS domain-containing sensor histidine kinase: MSGGLWFAARGYFQKLPYVKDWAIATLIQALGWIVMGVLRGVIPDWISISVGNSLILLSLVYSNNIILSMFERKTTWKFGIFSVVFVFVFLVLHHFSDFAPKYRISLISFAAGLQLIWSSKTILAANQNAKLSSRFAAFVFLACGVFLFLRSTYYTFADVSVSQIAFGKGPIQDITYLFFYVTSVMMTFGFLMMCIDIFIKSQEESEQKYKLLAENTTDVIWVLNFDERKYLYVSPSVINITGFTSEEVITHTLRNSLTPTSLQYVMSVLPKRIQEFKDTGERKPYSDEIEQYCKNGTTVWIEANTVFQWNPNGSISILGVSRNIDKRKKTEIEKDKFYSELQLLNHTKDRFFSIIAHDLKGPIGGMNTFAGMILEDLDTRPLKRTKNDLSILFQSSGEVFVLLENLLTWARSQTGEISFFPEDISLYRSIESSIASASFSIQNKSMTVKNSVDPQAVAYADEKMIETILRNLISNAVKYSHPGGEIRIGSKSIGDDIEISIIDFGTGISEEIKDRLFRIDAKQKSMPGTIGERGTALGLILCKEFIEKHGGTIRVESELGEGSHFYFTLPKASSVPIRA, encoded by the coding sequence ATGTCGGGTGGGTTGTGGTTTGCTGCTCGAGGTTATTTTCAGAAGTTACCTTATGTAAAAGATTGGGCCATTGCCACATTAATTCAAGCTTTGGGCTGGATTGTGATGGGTGTTCTGCGAGGTGTCATTCCAGATTGGATTTCCATCAGTGTTGGGAATTCGTTAATTCTTTTATCGTTGGTATATTCTAATAATATAATACTCTCTATGTTCGAGAGAAAAACTACTTGGAAGTTCGGGATTTTTTCGGTAGTATTTGTTTTTGTTTTTTTGGTTTTGCACCATTTTTCTGATTTTGCGCCCAAATATAGGATTTCGTTGATCTCGTTTGCCGCAGGTTTACAACTTATTTGGTCTTCAAAAACAATTTTAGCGGCAAATCAAAATGCAAAGTTATCAAGCCGTTTTGCTGCGTTTGTATTTTTGGCTTGTGGTGTTTTTTTGTTCCTTCGTTCTACTTATTATACCTTTGCAGATGTTTCTGTTTCCCAAATCGCATTTGGAAAAGGTCCTATCCAAGATATAACCTACCTATTTTTTTATGTTACATCAGTAATGATGACTTTTGGATTTTTAATGATGTGTATTGATATATTCATCAAAAGCCAAGAAGAGAGTGAACAAAAATACAAGTTACTTGCTGAAAACACAACGGATGTTATTTGGGTATTGAATTTTGATGAACGAAAATATCTTTATGTCAGCCCATCCGTTATTAATATCACTGGATTTACATCAGAAGAAGTCATTACACATACCTTAAGGAATTCTCTGACACCTACCTCTTTACAATATGTAATGAGTGTACTACCAAAACGGATTCAAGAATTCAAAGATACTGGTGAAAGAAAGCCATATAGCGATGAAATAGAACAATACTGCAAAAATGGTACTACTGTATGGATTGAAGCAAATACGGTGTTCCAGTGGAATCCGAATGGTTCGATAAGTATACTTGGAGTTTCTAGAAACATCGATAAACGGAAGAAAACAGAAATCGAAAAAGACAAATTTTATTCCGAATTGCAGTTGTTAAATCATACAAAAGATAGATTTTTTTCTATCATCGCACACGATTTAAAAGGACCTATAGGAGGGATGAATACTTTTGCAGGTATGATTCTGGAAGATCTGGATACAAGGCCTCTGAAACGAACAAAAAATGATTTAAGTATTCTTTTTCAATCATCCGGTGAAGTGTTTGTTCTGTTAGAAAACCTTTTGACTTGGGCAAGATCACAAACAGGAGAAATTTCATTTTTTCCCGAAGATATATCCTTATATCGTTCTATAGAGTCTTCAATCGCATCAGCATCTTTCTCTATTCAAAACAAGTCAATGACTGTAAAAAATTCTGTAGATCCGCAAGCTGTAGCTTATGCAGACGAAAAGATGATAGAGACTATTCTTAGGAATTTGATTTCAAATGCAGTAAAATACTCTCACCCGGGTGGTGAAATTCGGATCGGATCTAAATCGATAGGGGATGATATCGAAATTTCAATTATAGATTTTGGCACCGGTATCTCTGAGGAAATTAAAGATAGGTTGTTTCGTATAGACGCAAAACAAAAAAGTATGCCAGGTACTATAGGTGAAAGGGGTACAGCATTGGGTTTGATTTTGTGTAAAGAATTTATAGAAAAACATGGAGGTACAATCCGAGTTGAGAGCGAATTAGGCGAAGGATCTCATTTTTATTTTACATTGCCGAAAGCATCAAGCGTACCTATTCGGGCATAA